Genomic window (Leptotrichia sp. oral taxon 212):
TGAATGACTGTTTTTATATGAGTGAAATTTTAGTAAATGAATAAATATAATTTTTTGAATATTTTATTTATATTTTCGTTTTTAAGATAGATTTCTTATTTCTTTTAAAATATTTTTTGCATTTTCTGAATTTATACGATTTGTTTCCAGAAGTTTTTCAACAACAATGTCCACTTCCTCATTTTCTGCACCTGCAAAAAGAGCAAGGGATCTGGCCTGTAATTTCATATGTCCTTTTTGGATACCAGTAGAAACCAGTGCTTTCAAGGCGGCAAAATTTTGTGCGAGACCGACTGAAACAATAATTCCTGCAAGAGTTTTTGCATCAGGATTTTTCAAGATATTAAAAGCGGCTTTTACAGTAGGATTTAATCCGATAGAACCGCCAACACTGGCAACAGGCATAGGCAGTGTAAGTTTTCCTCTGAGAATATTGTTTTCTTCATCAAAATTCCATTCAGTAAGTCCACAGTATTTTCCATCTTTTGCTGCATAGGCATGTCCGCCAGCTTCTATTGCCCGCCAGTCGTTTCCTGTGGCAATTACTACAGCATCAATACCGTTAAATATCCCTTTATTATGGGTAGCTGCACGAAAGATATCCATTTTTGAAAATTTTGATGCCATTTCAATTTTTTTTGCTATATTAAAAGCCTGAGCTTTGTCATTACTAAAAAGACTGGGGTCAACTTCACATGTAGAAGTAACAAGCGAACTTACAGCATAGTTAGATAAAATAGCCATAAGGGATTTTCCGCCTGTAATGTCTTCAAGCAAGGGTTTTATTCCTTCAAGCATTGTATTCAGAATATTTGCTCCCATTGCTTCTTTGACATCTACTGTAAGATACACTACAAGAAAGCAGGTATCACCTTCTTTTATGATTTTCGTTTCAATATTCTCGGCACCTCCACCTCTT
Coding sequences:
- a CDS encoding hydroxymethylglutaryl-CoA reductase, degradative, coding for MKNPKTGKPKNIWLGFHKKNRLERIAILKENNIINSEFSDVLENNINLSCDTAGQMAENNIGTFALPLGIAPYFVVNDVEYSVPMVTEEPSVIAACSYAAKLISKSGGFTVNIENRKMIGEVALYDIPDFDKAIENIMQDKNDILRVADESYPSIVARGGGAENIETKIIKEGDTCFLVVYLTVDVKEAMGANILNTMLEGIKPLLEDITGGKSLMAILSNYAVSSLVTSTCEVDPSLFSNDKAQAFNIAKKIEMASKFSKMDIFRAATHNKGIFNGIDAVVIATGNDWRAIEAGGHAYAAKDGKYCGLTEWNFDEENNILRGKLTLPMPVASVGGSIGLNPTVKAAFNILKNPDAKTLAGIIVSVGLAQNFAALKALVSTGIQKGHMKLQARSLALFAGAENEEVDIVVEKLLETNRINSENAKNILKEIRNLS